In Cydia strobilella chromosome 8, ilCydStro3.1, whole genome shotgun sequence, one DNA window encodes the following:
- the LOC134743719 gene encoding retinol dehydrogenase 11-like, which produces YTTPYGRHGIVTMCFLIQLLFLLFFLIFVTWVYVKFTTGICKSSRHLVGKVVIVTGANAGIGFETAKNLAERGARVIMACRNEGRATVARDQIVAATGNPDVHYRHLDLASLKSVREFADNINKTEERLDILINNAAIYGSKLEKTEDGLLLGMQSNHFGPFLLTNLLLPKLKSSAPSRIVNVSSIAYERGIIDFNNLNGEKETDETIHVSKVYSASKLCNILMTVELDRQLHGTGVTVNCLHPGVVDTEILTFIPVFNQLLPLLRLFFKNSWEGAQTTVHLAVAPEVASISGRYFKDCHEAIPSKSAQDLKVARELWEVSEKFVKLK; this is translated from the coding sequence TACACGACTCCGTACGGTAGACACGGCATAGTCACCATGTGTTTTTTAATTCAGTTATTATTCTTACTGTTTTTCCTCATATTCGTCACATGGGTTTATGTCAAATTTACGACCGGCATCTGTAAAAGCAGTCGTCATTTGGTGGGAAAAGTGGTTATAGTGACCGGTGCAAATGCGGGTATAGGATTTGAAACGGCTAAGAACCTCGCGGAGAGAGGGGCGCGGGTGATCATGGCATGCAGGAACGAGGGCCGCGCCACCGTTGCCAGAGACCAGATTGTTGCTGCCACCGGCAACCCTGATGTGCACTACCGCCACCTTGACCTTGCATCTTTAAAATCAGTCAGAGAATTCGCCGACAACATCAACAAAACAGAAGAACGACTCGATATTCTTATAAATAACGCTGCCATATACGGCTCAAAACTAGAGAAGACTGAAGATGGACTGTTACTAGGAATGCAATCTAACCATTTTGGACCATTTTTACTGACTAACTTGCTTCTGCCGAAACTAAAATCATCAGCACCTAGTCGTATAGTCAACGTTTCTTCTATAGCGTATGAAAGGGGGATCATCGATTTCAATAACCTTAATGGTGAGAAAGAAACAGATGAAACGATACATGTGAGTAAGGTGTATTCTGCATCTAAATTGTGCAACATATTGATGACTGTTGAGCTGGATCGGCAACTGCACGGTACTGGAGTAACTGTTAATTGTTTGCATCCGGGTGTCGTAGATACTGAGATCTTAACCTTCATACCAGTGTTTAACCAGTTATTGCCCCTGTTGAGGCTTTTCTTCAAAAATAGCTGGGAAGGTGCCCAGACGACGGTTCACCTCGCCGTGGCACCAGAGGTGGCGTCAATCAGTGGTCGCTACTTTAAAGACTGCCATGAAGCTATACCTTCAAAAAGTGCTCAAGACTTAAAAGTAGCCCGCGAGTTGTGGGAAGTGTCAGAAAAGTttgttaaattgaaataa